Proteins from a single region of Hypomesus transpacificus isolate Combined female chromosome 9, fHypTra1, whole genome shotgun sequence:
- the LOC124470697 gene encoding transcriptional regulator QRICH1-like isoform X2: MNEPESGVVSFDEYVRQKARSVPQHRMKEFLESLANKGPEVLQEFSQQSNAATTTTMVYQQSGNCVYTDSTEVAGSLLELACPVQVTSAQMSPQTSEQQIQVQVQIQGQQGQAVGQLLQVASPSQQDIQGISTAAQLVQQGELTEEQHQQIQAQLVAAVGQQIQLQGGQQIQQIQLQGGQQIHLQGGQQIHLQGGQQIQLQGGQQIQLQGGQQIQQIQLQGGQQIQLQGGQHIQLQGGQQIQQIQLQGGQQIQLQSGQQIQLQGQQIQLQGGQQIQQIQLPGGQQIQIQTVEAMSPSQQQGSPREAERRAGASPTVLQPAKKRKVDVPIAVSYALPQGQQVATVLAIPQGQQQSYVSLRPDLLTVDSTHLYSTTGTITGPAGETWTIPVYSTPQQQGVAHIAIPQEAYNTVQVAAGQDKDKMAAVSSAGSVAVHSGGAVTSGMQEEVVQTLFPAQFMNGNLHIPVAVQTVGGAYNTTQSLHIWDPQQQHGQGGEEQQLHLQAEADGQTEASTELLLPVSLKPEEGLEVWRLWVQRKNAELEKEEKQKLAPIGRRQPMRFQEDLVSSAVAELNVGLALMTQEARGLEGEQFEPDALYYVFLCIQKYLFENGRVDDIFSDQYYTRFSQWLHKILDDWRPTVHPLGYFIPSHVTEEMLWECKQLGAHSPATLLTTLMYFNTKYFHLTTVEQHMKVAFSKVLRHTKKNPSNPKDKSTSIRFLKGVGPHQIGQKGVLEQGNI, encoded by the exons ATGAACGAGCCAGAGAGTGGAGTGGTCTCGTTCGACGAGTATGTTAGGCAGAAGGCCCGCAGTGTGCCCCAGCATCGGATGAAGGAGTTCTTGGAGTCTTTGGCCAATAAGGGCCCAGAAGTGCTCCAGGAATTTAGCCAGCAGAGCAATGCAGCCACTACCACCACCATGGTGTATCAACAGAGTGGCAACTGTGTCTACACCGACAGCACCGAGGTGGCCGGATCACTCCTGGAGCTAGCATGTCCA GTTCAGGTGACCTCGGCTCAAATGTCACCCCAGACATCTGAGCAGCAAATTCAAGTGCAA gTGCAGATACAGGGACAGCAGGGACAGGCTGTTGGTCAACTGCTCCAGGTGGCTTCCCCTTCACAGCAGGACATACAGGGCATCTCCACCGCCGCACAGCTCGTCCAGCAGGGAGAGCTAACTGAAGAACAGCACCAGCAG ATTCAGGCTCAGTTGGTTGCAGCAGTAGGCCAGCAGATTCAACTTCAAGGAGGCCAACAGATTCAACAGATTCAGTTACAAGGAGGCCAACAGATTCATCTTCAAGGAGGCCAACAGATTCATCTTCAAGGAGGCCAACAGATTCAGCTTCAAGGAGGACAACAGATTCAGCTTCAAGGAGGGCAACAGATTCAGCAGATTCAGTTACAAGGAGGCCAACAGATTCAGCTTCAAGGAGGTCAGCATATTCAGCTTCAGGGAGGCCAACAGATTCAACAGATCCAGCTCCAAGGAGGCCAACAGATTCAGCTACAGAGCGGCCAACAGATTCAGCTACAAGGCCAACAGATTCAGCTTCAGGGTGGTCAGCAGATCCAACAGATCCAGCTTCCAGGTGGTCAGCAGATCCAGATCCAGACTGTGGAGGCCATGTCTCCATCCCAGCAGCAGGGCTCTCCCCGGGAGGCCGAGAGGAGGGCCGGCGCCTCCCCCACTGTCCTCCAGCCAGCCAAGAAGCGCAAGGTGGACGTCCCCATCGCGGTGTCGTACGCTCTTCCCCAGGGACAGCAGGTGGCAACCGTCCTGGCCATCCCTCAGGGGCAGCAGCAAAGCTATGTCTCCCTCCGTCCTGACCTGTTGACTGTGGACAGCACACACCTGTACAGCACTACGGGCACCATCACTGGGCCCGCAGGGGAAACCTGGACAATCCCTGTTTACTCCACCCCCCAGCAGCAGGGCGTGGCCCACATCGCCATTCCGCAGGAAGCTTATAACACCGTCCAAGTGGCGgccggccaagacaaagacaagaTGGCCGCCGTCTCGTCGGCAGGGTCGGTGGCGGTGCATTCGGGGGGGGCGGTGACGTCGGGGATGCAGGAGGAGGTGGTCCAGACGCTGTTCCCGGCGCAGTTCATGAACGGGAACCTCCACATCCCAGTGGCGGTGCAGACGGTGGGCGGGGCCTACAACACCACCCAGTCGCTGCACATCTGGGACCCTCAGCAGCAGCAcggccagggaggagaggagcaacaGCTACACCTGCAG GCCGAGGCGGATGGACAAACGGAGGCGTCCACTGAgctgctgcttcctgtctcGCTGAAGCCGGAGGAGGGcctggaggtgtggaggctCTGGGTCCAGCGCAAAAATGCAGagctggagaaagaggagaagcagAAGCTTGCGCCCATTGGAC gTCGTCAGCCCATGCGTTTCCAGGAGGACCTGGTATCAAGTGCAGTGGCTGAGCTCAACGTGGGGCTGGCCCTGATGACCCAGGAGGCccgagggctggagggagagcagtTTGAGCCGGATGCTCTCTACTACGTGTTCCTCTGTATACAGAAG TATCTCTTTGAAAATGGACGAGTGGATGACATTTTCTCCGATCAGTACTACACACGTTTCTCCCAGTGGTTACACAAAATCCTGGATGACTGGAGACCAACTGTCCACCCGTTGG GCTACTTCATCCCCAGTCATGTGACCGAGGAGATGTTGTGGGAATGCAAACAGCTGGGCGCCCATTCACCAGCCACACTGCTCACCACGCTCATGTACTTCAACACTAA GTATTTCCACCTGACGACAGTGGAGCAGCACATGAAGGTGGCGTTCTCCAAGGTCCTGAGGCACACCAAGAAGAACCCCTCCAACCCCAAGGACAAGAGCACCAGCATACGCTTCCTGAAAGGAGTGGGGCCTCACCAGATCGGCCAGAAAG gtgtgctggagcagggaaacatctaa
- the LOC124470697 gene encoding transcriptional regulator QRICH1-like isoform X1 translates to MNEPESGVVSFDEYVRQKARSVPQHRMKEFLESLANKGPEVLQEFSQQSNAATTTTMVYQQSGNCVYTDSTEVAGSLLELACPVQVTSAQMSPQTSEQQIQVQVQIQGQQGQAVGQLLQVASPSQQDIQGISTAAQLVQQGELTEEQHQQIQAQLVAAVGQQIQLQGGQQIQQIQLQGGQQIHLQGGQQIHLQGGQQIQLQGGQQIQLQGGQQIQQIQLQGGQQIQLQGGQHIQLQGGQQIQQIQLQGGQQIQLQSGQQIQLQGQQIQLQGGQQIQQIQLPGGQQIQIQTVEAMSPSQQQGSPREAERRAGASPTVLQPAKKRKVDVPIAVSYALPQGQQVATVLAIPQGQQQSYVSLRPDLLTVDSTHLYSTTGTITGPAGETWTIPVYSTPQQQGVAHIAIPQEAYNTVQVAAGQDKDKMAAVSSAGSVAVHSGGAVTSGMQEEVVQTLFPAQFMNGNLHIPVAVQTVGGAYNTTQSLHIWDPQQQHGQGGEEQQLHLQAEADGQTEASTELLLPVSLKPEEGLEVWRLWVQRKNAELEKEEKQKLAPIGRRQPMRFQEDLVSSAVAELNVGLALMTQEARGLEGEQFEPDALYYVFLCIQKYLFENGRVDDIFSDQYYTRFSQWLHKILDDWRPTVHPLGYFIPSHVTEEMLWECKQLGAHSPATLLTTLMYFNTKYFHLTTVEQHMKVAFSKVLRHTKKNPSNPKDKSTSIRFLKGVGPHQIGQKVTDDMYEEQGEDPENPLRCPIKLYDFYLFKCPQSAKGRNDAYYLTPEPVVAPNSPIWYSTQPITSQQVEQMLTRIIMVREIQEAVAQGIIH, encoded by the exons ATGAACGAGCCAGAGAGTGGAGTGGTCTCGTTCGACGAGTATGTTAGGCAGAAGGCCCGCAGTGTGCCCCAGCATCGGATGAAGGAGTTCTTGGAGTCTTTGGCCAATAAGGGCCCAGAAGTGCTCCAGGAATTTAGCCAGCAGAGCAATGCAGCCACTACCACCACCATGGTGTATCAACAGAGTGGCAACTGTGTCTACACCGACAGCACCGAGGTGGCCGGATCACTCCTGGAGCTAGCATGTCCA GTTCAGGTGACCTCGGCTCAAATGTCACCCCAGACATCTGAGCAGCAAATTCAAGTGCAA gTGCAGATACAGGGACAGCAGGGACAGGCTGTTGGTCAACTGCTCCAGGTGGCTTCCCCTTCACAGCAGGACATACAGGGCATCTCCACCGCCGCACAGCTCGTCCAGCAGGGAGAGCTAACTGAAGAACAGCACCAGCAG ATTCAGGCTCAGTTGGTTGCAGCAGTAGGCCAGCAGATTCAACTTCAAGGAGGCCAACAGATTCAACAGATTCAGTTACAAGGAGGCCAACAGATTCATCTTCAAGGAGGCCAACAGATTCATCTTCAAGGAGGCCAACAGATTCAGCTTCAAGGAGGACAACAGATTCAGCTTCAAGGAGGGCAACAGATTCAGCAGATTCAGTTACAAGGAGGCCAACAGATTCAGCTTCAAGGAGGTCAGCATATTCAGCTTCAGGGAGGCCAACAGATTCAACAGATCCAGCTCCAAGGAGGCCAACAGATTCAGCTACAGAGCGGCCAACAGATTCAGCTACAAGGCCAACAGATTCAGCTTCAGGGTGGTCAGCAGATCCAACAGATCCAGCTTCCAGGTGGTCAGCAGATCCAGATCCAGACTGTGGAGGCCATGTCTCCATCCCAGCAGCAGGGCTCTCCCCGGGAGGCCGAGAGGAGGGCCGGCGCCTCCCCCACTGTCCTCCAGCCAGCCAAGAAGCGCAAGGTGGACGTCCCCATCGCGGTGTCGTACGCTCTTCCCCAGGGACAGCAGGTGGCAACCGTCCTGGCCATCCCTCAGGGGCAGCAGCAAAGCTATGTCTCCCTCCGTCCTGACCTGTTGACTGTGGACAGCACACACCTGTACAGCACTACGGGCACCATCACTGGGCCCGCAGGGGAAACCTGGACAATCCCTGTTTACTCCACCCCCCAGCAGCAGGGCGTGGCCCACATCGCCATTCCGCAGGAAGCTTATAACACCGTCCAAGTGGCGgccggccaagacaaagacaagaTGGCCGCCGTCTCGTCGGCAGGGTCGGTGGCGGTGCATTCGGGGGGGGCGGTGACGTCGGGGATGCAGGAGGAGGTGGTCCAGACGCTGTTCCCGGCGCAGTTCATGAACGGGAACCTCCACATCCCAGTGGCGGTGCAGACGGTGGGCGGGGCCTACAACACCACCCAGTCGCTGCACATCTGGGACCCTCAGCAGCAGCAcggccagggaggagaggagcaacaGCTACACCTGCAG GCCGAGGCGGATGGACAAACGGAGGCGTCCACTGAgctgctgcttcctgtctcGCTGAAGCCGGAGGAGGGcctggaggtgtggaggctCTGGGTCCAGCGCAAAAATGCAGagctggagaaagaggagaagcagAAGCTTGCGCCCATTGGAC gTCGTCAGCCCATGCGTTTCCAGGAGGACCTGGTATCAAGTGCAGTGGCTGAGCTCAACGTGGGGCTGGCCCTGATGACCCAGGAGGCccgagggctggagggagagcagtTTGAGCCGGATGCTCTCTACTACGTGTTCCTCTGTATACAGAAG TATCTCTTTGAAAATGGACGAGTGGATGACATTTTCTCCGATCAGTACTACACACGTTTCTCCCAGTGGTTACACAAAATCCTGGATGACTGGAGACCAACTGTCCACCCGTTGG GCTACTTCATCCCCAGTCATGTGACCGAGGAGATGTTGTGGGAATGCAAACAGCTGGGCGCCCATTCACCAGCCACACTGCTCACCACGCTCATGTACTTCAACACTAA GTATTTCCACCTGACGACAGTGGAGCAGCACATGAAGGTGGCGTTCTCCAAGGTCCTGAGGCACACCAAGAAGAACCCCTCCAACCCCAAGGACAAGAGCACCAGCATACGCTTCCTGAAAGGAGTGGGGCCTCACCAGATCGGCCAGAAAG TGACGGACGACATGTAcgaagagcagggggaggatcCTGAGAACCCACTGCGGTGTCCCATCAAACTCTACGACTTCTACCTATTCAAGTG TCCCCAGAGTGCGAAAGGGCGCAACGACGCCTACTACTTAACGCCGGAGCCTGTTGTGGCCCCCAACAGTCCTATATGGTACTCAACTCAGCCAATCACGAGCCAGCAAGTGGAGCAAATGCTCACACGCATCATCATGGTGCGGGAGATCCAGGAAGCCGTAGCGCAGGGGATCAttcactga